In Oscillatoria acuminata PCC 6304, a single window of DNA contains:
- the zds gene encoding 9,9'-di-cis-zeta-carotene desaturase, which yields MRVAIAGAGLAGMSTAIELVDAGHEVEIFESRPFVGGKVGSWVDAEGNHLEMGLHVFFGCYYNLFDLMKKVGAIDHLRLKDHTHIFINEGGKTGELDFRFITGAPFNGLKAFFTTSQLSVQDKLTNAIALGTSPIVRGLVDFDGAMKTIRNLDHISFADWFRKHGGSNGSLKRMWNPIAYALGFIDTENISARCMLTIFQFFAAKTEASVLRMLEGSPDTYLHQPILKYLEARGAKIHTRRRVREILFSEESGETAVTGLIVAQGETEETITADAYVFACDIPGIQKVLPPAWRKWPEFDNIYKLDAVPVATVQLRFDGWVTELHDAAKRQQVEEAAGIDNLLYTPDADFSCFADLAVTSPSDYYRQGEGSLMQLVLTPGDPFIKQSNEAIANHVLNQVHELFPSSRDLNMTWYSVVKLAQSLYREAPGMDPYRPAQQTPVGNFFLAGSYTQQDYIDSMEGATLSGRQAAKAVLGRVNELTGSPKPLAIG from the coding sequence ATGCGGGTAGCGATCGCAGGGGCGGGACTAGCCGGAATGTCCACCGCCATAGAGTTAGTTGATGCGGGTCACGAAGTGGAAATCTTCGAGTCTCGTCCCTTTGTCGGCGGGAAAGTCGGCAGTTGGGTAGATGCCGAAGGCAATCACCTCGAAATGGGATTGCACGTCTTTTTCGGCTGCTATTACAACCTCTTCGACTTAATGAAAAAAGTAGGTGCAATCGACCATTTGCGCCTCAAAGACCATACTCATATCTTTATCAACGAAGGGGGCAAAACCGGGGAATTGGATTTTCGGTTTATTACCGGGGCACCCTTCAACGGTTTAAAAGCCTTTTTCACCACCTCTCAACTCTCGGTACAAGATAAACTCACCAATGCGATCGCTCTTGGCACGAGCCCCATTGTCCGGGGTTTAGTGGACTTCGATGGGGCGATGAAAACCATTCGCAACCTCGATCACATCAGCTTCGCCGACTGGTTCCGCAAACATGGCGGTTCTAATGGCAGTCTCAAGCGGATGTGGAACCCGATCGCTTATGCGCTGGGTTTTATCGACACGGAAAACATTTCCGCCCGCTGTATGCTGACCATTTTCCAGTTTTTTGCAGCAAAAACGGAAGCCTCGGTCCTGCGGATGTTGGAAGGGTCCCCAGATACCTACCTCCATCAACCGATTCTCAAATATTTAGAAGCCAGAGGCGCTAAAATCCATACCCGACGCCGGGTCCGGGAAATTCTGTTTTCTGAAGAGAGTGGGGAAACGGCAGTCACGGGATTGATTGTTGCTCAAGGGGAAACGGAAGAAACCATCACCGCTGATGCTTATGTCTTCGCCTGTGACATCCCCGGAATTCAGAAAGTCTTACCCCCGGCATGGCGCAAATGGCCGGAGTTCGATAATATCTACAAACTCGACGCGGTGCCCGTGGCGACGGTGCAATTGCGTTTTGATGGGTGGGTGACGGAATTGCATGATGCGGCGAAGCGTCAGCAGGTGGAGGAAGCGGCAGGCATTGACAATCTGCTTTATACCCCGGATGCAGACTTTTCTTGTTTTGCAGATTTAGCCGTGACTTCGCCCTCGGATTATTATCGCCAAGGGGAGGGGTCGTTGATGCAGTTGGTGTTGACGCCGGGTGATCCGTTTATTAAGCAGAGTAACGAGGCGATCGCCAACCATGTGCTTAATCAAGTGCATGAACTGTTTCCCTCGTCCCGAGACTTAAATATGACCTGGTACAGTGTGGTCAAGTTGGCGCAATCCCTCTATCGGGAAGCCCCAGGGATGGACCCCTATCGGCCCGCGCAACAGACTCCCGTGGGGAATTTCTTCCTCGCCGGAAGCTATACCCAACAGGATTATATTGACAGTATGGAAGGGGCCACCCTTTCGGGACGGCAAGCGGCAAAAGCGGTTTTGGGGCGAGTGAATGAATTAACGGGGAGTCCTAAACCGTTGGCGATCGGTTAA
- a CDS encoding malic enzyme-like NAD(P)-binding protein, whose translation MVALTPNSSFSVTIRLQLLNRAGTLATVTQAIASVGGNLGQIDLIEQTRAHTTRDITVDASSSEHAEEIVQKIKGISDIKVLNVYDRTFNLHRGGKITIENKIPLKTQADLAMAYTPGVGRICMEIANNPEQLYNLTIKQNTVAIVTDGSAVLGLGNLGPGGALPVMEGKAMLFKAFAGIDAFPICLNTQDSDEIVETVKRIATVFGGVNLEDISSPRCFEIEARLRRELDIPVFHDDQHGTAIVTLAASINALKLVGKAMEDIRIVMNGAGAAGVAIARLLRQAGARYMTLCDSKGILSRDRTDLNDEKREFAVEKGGSLADAIKGTDMFIGVSAPGVLTPEMVRSMAPDPIVFAMANPIPEIQPELVMDDVAVIATGRSDYPNQINNVLAFPGIFRGALDCRAHTITETMYLEAAKAIASLVKPSDLSRENIIPSVFDDRVVTAVSAAVQQAARQEGSARH comes from the coding sequence ATGGTAGCATTAACACCGAATTCTAGCTTTAGCGTCACGATTCGCTTGCAACTTCTCAACCGAGCCGGAACCCTGGCTACCGTGACCCAGGCGATCGCCTCCGTGGGGGGGAATCTCGGCCAAATCGACTTGATCGAACAAACCCGCGCTCATACGACTCGGGATATTACTGTCGATGCTTCTAGTAGTGAACACGCCGAAGAGATTGTCCAGAAAATCAAGGGCATCTCAGACATTAAAGTGCTCAACGTTTACGATCGCACCTTTAACCTGCATCGCGGCGGAAAAATTACCATCGAAAATAAAATTCCCCTCAAAACTCAAGCGGATTTAGCGATGGCCTATACCCCGGGAGTTGGGAGAATTTGTATGGAAATCGCCAACAATCCCGAACAACTCTATAATCTGACCATCAAGCAAAATACTGTGGCGATCGTCACCGATGGTTCGGCAGTGTTAGGCTTAGGCAATTTGGGGCCCGGTGGCGCACTCCCCGTCATGGAAGGTAAGGCGATGTTATTTAAAGCCTTTGCCGGAATTGATGCCTTTCCCATCTGTTTGAACACCCAAGATAGTGACGAAATTGTAGAAACGGTCAAACGAATTGCCACGGTATTTGGGGGGGTGAATTTAGAAGATATTAGTTCCCCCCGCTGTTTCGAGATTGAAGCGCGCTTGCGCCGGGAATTGGATATTCCGGTGTTTCATGATGACCAACATGGAACGGCGATCGTTACCCTGGCAGCCTCTATCAATGCGTTGAAATTGGTGGGTAAAGCGATGGAAGATATCCGGATCGTCATGAATGGGGCCGGGGCTGCTGGGGTGGCGATCGCCCGCTTATTACGCCAAGCCGGTGCCCGCTATATGACCTTATGTGATTCCAAAGGCATCCTCAGTCGCGATCGCACCGATTTAAACGACGAAAAACGCGAATTTGCTGTAGAAAAAGGCGGCAGTTTAGCCGATGCGATTAAAGGTACGGATATGTTTATCGGCGTCAGCGCCCCGGGAGTCCTAACTCCAGAAATGGTGCGCTCAATGGCACCGGATCCGATCGTCTTTGCAATGGCAAATCCCATCCCGGAAATTCAACCAGAATTAGTCATGGATGATGTCGCCGTCATTGCCACGGGACGCAGCGATTATCCTAACCAAATTAACAATGTTTTGGCATTTCCCGGCATCTTCCGGGGGGCGCTCGATTGTCGGGCCCATACGATTACCGAAACCATGTATCTGGAAGCTGCTAAGGCGATCGCCTCCTTGGTCAAACCGTCGGATCTCAGCCGGGAAAATATCATTCCCTCCGTGTTCGACGATCGCGTAGTCACCGCAGTCTCTGCGGCAGTCCAACAGGCAGCGCGTCAAGAAGGTTCCGCCCGTCATTAA
- a CDS encoding MASE1 domain-containing protein encodes MIPTLGRFWQYLTPIGILAASYLIAAMLAIWIPGLDQNLLPFGPPAGVALAGLVLYGLRMWPGVALGAFLYGQFQGLPYWVAAVGAIACVVQAMVGTHLLRKAEFDPALERLRDVGSLLGIGAILSTLINATVSVVLVTLAGLQTWTEAAALWEIWWLEDAMGVLLIAPIPLTWSRCRKINIKSRRWVLVAKLLEIIVLSILLLTISWVVFCSRTRVYIADYPLEYLPFPVVMWVALRFELRGTVLANLLVASMAIWGVARDSGPFLKHASNVEQALFSLQIFMGVVGATALIFASVMARRRQAEELLRQGEERLNNAQRIAQVGNWDLDRDRKALHWSDEIYRILGEEPHSFAPSHEQFLKYVHPSDRTEVRKAFKKAIIQDQPYSLEYRLLRRDGEDRIVHEQCEISLFRITATVQDITPRIRAEAALRASEERFSKAFQASPLGISISTRAEGRFVDVNHTFLRLLGYAPAEAIGKTWEELDVWMHQGDYFTQMLSKIEQFGSIRDLELQFRTKSGEIRDALLSIEPIDLEGEPCLLTMVSDNTERKRADEFRKAKEAAEAANLAKSAFLANMSHELRTPLNAIIGYSEILQEDAEDLGQSDFIPDLQKIHGAGKQLLSLISDILDLSKIEAGRMSLELETFAIDTLIWEVVTTIQPLIDKNGNQLAIECPEDIGPFHADITKVRQMLLNLMSNAAKFTKQGQIELRVRRTREKPLKGQDSSLTARSPYEVAGQEWIFFRVKDTGIGMTREQLDQVFKPFTQADASTTRKYGGTGLGLTITQKFCQMMGGDIKVESELGQGSQFTLWLPATVVAPVVSRENEDPMVGGDDSLGE; translated from the coding sequence ATGATTCCGACCCTGGGACGGTTCTGGCAATACTTGACCCCGATAGGCATACTGGCTGCAAGTTACTTAATTGCAGCAATGTTAGCGATTTGGATTCCAGGATTGGATCAAAATCTGTTACCGTTTGGGCCACCTGCTGGAGTTGCCTTAGCCGGACTGGTGTTATATGGGTTGAGAATGTGGCCCGGGGTGGCATTGGGGGCATTTTTATATGGACAATTCCAGGGCCTACCCTACTGGGTAGCGGCGGTGGGAGCGATCGCCTGCGTTGTACAAGCTATGGTAGGGACGCACCTCCTGCGAAAGGCTGAGTTTGATCCGGCCCTGGAACGGCTGCGGGATGTCGGGTCATTACTCGGCATCGGTGCCATCCTCTCGACCCTGATTAACGCTACGGTGTCTGTAGTGCTCGTCACCCTGGCTGGACTGCAAACCTGGACCGAGGCGGCGGCCCTGTGGGAAATATGGTGGTTAGAAGATGCAATGGGAGTGCTATTAATTGCCCCAATCCCCTTAACCTGGAGCCGATGCCGTAAGATTAATATCAAATCTAGACGGTGGGTATTAGTTGCCAAACTCTTAGAAATCATCGTCCTCTCCATCTTGCTCCTCACCATCAGTTGGGTGGTGTTTTGTTCACGCACTCGGGTTTATATCGCCGACTATCCCCTAGAATATTTACCCTTTCCCGTGGTGATGTGGGTGGCCCTGCGCTTTGAGTTGCGCGGGACGGTATTAGCGAACCTATTGGTCGCGAGTATGGCAATTTGGGGGGTAGCCCGAGACAGTGGACCCTTTCTCAAACACGCCAGTAATGTTGAACAAGCCCTTTTTTCCCTGCAAATCTTCATGGGAGTGGTGGGAGCCACTGCCCTGATTTTTGCCTCAGTCATGGCTAGAAGGCGACAAGCTGAAGAGTTGCTACGCCAAGGGGAAGAACGGCTGAATAATGCTCAACGGATCGCTCAGGTGGGGAACTGGGATTTAGACCGCGATCGCAAAGCACTCCATTGGTCCGATGAAATTTATCGGATTTTGGGAGAAGAACCCCACAGCTTTGCGCCGAGTCACGAACAGTTTCTGAAATACGTGCATCCGAGCGATCGCACCGAAGTCCGCAAAGCCTTTAAAAAAGCCATCATTCAGGATCAACCCTACTCCCTGGAATATCGACTCTTGCGCCGAGATGGGGAAGATCGCATCGTTCATGAACAGTGCGAAATTAGTCTATTTCGGATTACCGCTACGGTTCAAGATATCACCCCTCGGATTCGGGCCGAAGCCGCCTTACGCGCCAGTGAGGAACGATTCTCGAAAGCCTTCCAAGCCAGTCCCCTGGGGATCAGCATCAGTACCCGGGCTGAAGGTCGGTTTGTGGATGTGAATCACACCTTTTTGCGGCTGCTGGGTTATGCTCCGGCAGAGGCGATCGGCAAAACCTGGGAAGAACTGGATGTCTGGATGCATCAAGGAGATTACTTCACCCAAATGCTCAGTAAAATAGAGCAATTTGGCTCAATCCGCGACCTCGAACTCCAGTTTCGCACCAAATCAGGAGAAATTCGCGATGCGCTGCTGTCCATTGAACCCATTGATCTCGAAGGAGAACCCTGTCTGCTGACTATGGTCAGTGACAACACCGAACGCAAACGCGCCGACGAATTCCGCAAGGCAAAAGAAGCGGCAGAGGCAGCCAACCTGGCTAAAAGCGCCTTTCTCGCCAATATGAGTCACGAACTGCGAACTCCCCTCAATGCCATCATTGGTTACAGCGAAATTCTCCAGGAAGATGCCGAAGATTTGGGTCAATCTGATTTCATTCCCGACTTGCAAAAAATTCACGGTGCAGGAAAACAATTACTGTCATTAATTAGTGATATTCTCGACCTCTCCAAAATTGAAGCGGGTCGCATGAGTTTAGAATTAGAAACCTTTGCCATTGATACGCTCATTTGGGAAGTGGTCACGACCATTCAACCCCTGATTGATAAAAATGGCAATCAGTTGGCGATTGAATGCCCGGAAGATATCGGCCCCTTTCATGCTGATATTACCAAAGTGCGGCAAATGCTGCTCAATTTAATGAGTAATGCCGCTAAATTTACGAAACAAGGTCAGATTGAACTCCGGGTGAGGCGTACCCGGGAAAAACCCTTAAAAGGGCAAGATTCCTCTCTAACAGCCCGTTCCCCTTATGAAGTGGCAGGTCAAGAGTGGATTTTCTTCCGCGTCAAAGATACCGGAATTGGCATGACTCGGGAACAGTTGGATCAAGTGTTTAAACCCTTTACTCAAGCCGATGCCTCGACAACTCGCAAATATGGAGGAACGGGTTTAGGCTTGACGATTACCCAGAAATTCTGTCAAATGATGGGGGGAGATATTAAGGTCGAAAGCGAGTTAGGTCAAGGTTCGCAATTTACTCTGTGGCTGCCTGCGACGGTTGTTGCTCCGGTTGTATCCCGGGAGAATGAAGACCCGATGGTTGGGGGAGATGATTCCTTGGGAGAGTGA
- the lptC gene encoding LPS export ABC transporter periplasmic protein LptC, producing the protein MKNSVFFLLLLYALIGLGLPSCAFFQKGNNPVVTESEEGQDQALTFNDVTLEQANAEGEIVWKVRSPSARYNDEQKITYLETPTGELFQEGELVYQIQSKKGQVHGDGSKIVLQDEIIATAVQNQAVIRAEELEWLPAEDLLLVRNNVNGTHPDLEISANEAKLQSKAQRMELAGNVVATTQKNPALQMRSEAVVWQMETNQIISDRPVEIDRYLCAKPQDCPATDKAVGDRGELNLETNVVTLEQQVQITLSEPPLTINSDLMRWNIDAQSVTSERRVTIVHPKQTLTLSGDRGTLELESSIISLFGNVTGVRQVPSSEFKADRMTWVIPTEEFQAEGNVFYRQADPPFTVTGPKAVGKIQEQSIVVTGGDVVTDVVP; encoded by the coding sequence GTGAAAAATTCTGTTTTTTTCCTTTTGCTTTTATACGCCTTAATAGGACTGGGTTTACCGAGTTGTGCCTTTTTTCAAAAGGGTAATAATCCAGTTGTCACCGAGTCAGAAGAAGGGCAGGATCAAGCATTAACATTTAACGATGTCACCCTGGAACAGGCAAATGCTGAGGGGGAAATCGTCTGGAAGGTGCGATCGCCCTCCGCTCGGTATAATGATGAACAGAAAATTACCTATTTAGAGACACCAACCGGAGAACTGTTTCAGGAAGGTGAACTGGTTTATCAAATCCAGTCCAAAAAGGGGCAGGTGCATGGGGACGGCTCGAAAATTGTACTCCAGGACGAGATAATTGCCACCGCAGTCCAAAATCAAGCCGTCATCCGTGCTGAGGAATTAGAATGGTTACCGGCAGAAGATTTGCTGCTCGTTCGGAATAACGTGAATGGCACCCATCCGGACCTGGAAATTAGCGCCAATGAAGCAAAGCTGCAAAGCAAAGCCCAGCGCATGGAACTGGCGGGAAATGTCGTTGCCACAACGCAGAAAAATCCCGCCTTACAGATGCGTTCTGAGGCGGTGGTGTGGCAGATGGAGACAAACCAAATCATCAGCGATCGCCCGGTGGAAATTGACCGTTATCTCTGTGCAAAACCCCAAGATTGTCCCGCCACTGACAAGGCGGTTGGCGATCGCGGTGAACTGAACCTGGAAACGAATGTGGTGACCTTGGAACAACAAGTTCAGATTACCTTGAGTGAACCCCCACTCACCATCAACAGTGACTTGATGCGCTGGAATATTGACGCTCAAAGCGTCACCAGCGAACGTCGGGTCACCATTGTTCATCCGAAGCAAACCTTGACCTTAAGCGGCGATCGGGGCACCCTGGAACTGGAATCTTCCATCATTTCTTTATTCGGGAATGTCACCGGGGTCCGCCAGGTCCCCTCATCAGAGTTCAAAGCCGATCGCATGACTTGGGTGATTCCCACTGAAGAGTTCCAAGCTGAAGGCAATGTCTTTTATCGCCAAGCGGACCCCCCATTTACCGTCACTGGACCCAAGGCGGTGGGCAAAATTCAGGAGCAAAGTATTGTGGTGACTGGGGGTGATGTAGTTACAGATGTAGTTCCATAA
- a CDS encoding NYN domain-containing protein gives MLHHHPENNNIFTPEQVLENRGRVAIFIDGSNLFYAALQLGIEIDYTKLLCRLTAGSRLLRSFFYTGVDRTNEKQQGFLLWMRRNGYRVISKDLVQLPDGSKKANLDVEIAVDMMALVGSYDTAVLVSGDGDLAYSVDAVSYRGVRVEVVSLRSMTSDSLINVADRYIDLESIKEDIQKTPRQPNYTYRPLSSIGMMDDVEDR, from the coding sequence ATGTTGCATCATCATCCAGAAAACAACAACATTTTTACCCCCGAACAGGTTTTAGAAAATCGCGGTCGAGTTGCGATTTTTATTGATGGCTCCAATTTGTTCTATGCCGCTTTGCAGTTGGGAATCGAAATCGACTATACCAAGCTGCTGTGTCGCTTAACTGCTGGTTCCCGACTCCTGCGCTCTTTTTTCTATACCGGCGTCGATCGCACCAATGAAAAACAACAGGGATTTTTATTATGGATGCGGCGCAATGGCTATCGGGTGATCTCCAAAGATTTAGTTCAGCTTCCTGATGGCTCTAAAAAAGCCAACTTGGATGTAGAAATCGCCGTGGATATGATGGCATTAGTCGGGTCTTATGACACGGCTGTGTTAGTCAGTGGAGATGGAGACCTGGCTTATTCCGTAGATGCGGTCAGTTATCGCGGGGTGAGAGTGGAAGTGGTTAGCCTCCGTTCCATGACTAGCGATAGTTTGATTAACGTGGCCGATCGCTATATTGACCTCGAATCTATCAAGGAAGATATCCAAAAGACCCCCAGACAACCGAACTATACCTACCGACCCCTTTCCAGTATTGGGATGATGGATGATGTGGAAGACCGCTAA
- the metG gene encoding methionine--tRNA ligase codes for MNSTKTSKNTFAITTPLYYVNDLPHIGSAYTTIAADVVARFERLRGKSVLLITGTDEHGQKIERTAEASGRSPQEHCDTIAAGFDRLWQKLNIAYDRFSRTTNPRHGAIVKEFFQRVWDNDDIYLSQQTGWYCVACEEFKEKRELLEDNRCPMHPNREVEWRDEQNYFFRLSKYQPQLEALYQERPDFIRPEIRRNEVLSFVQQGLQDFSISRVNVAWGFPVPVDPKQTLYVWFDALLGYVTALLDPDQEPTLENALSQWAPINLHLIGKDILRFHAVYWPAMLMSAGVPVSGGVFGHGFLTKDGQKISKTLGNIIDPLDLVERYGSDALRYYFLKEIEFGRDGDFNETRFINILNADLANDLGNLLNRTLGMVKKYCQGQVPKVNPEEIGDNNGLKAAGVTLGDRVTHAYDGLQFSQGCEEILSLVRGCNKYIDEQAPWKLYKQGEQQAVEQVLYAVLESVRLSAYLLSAIIPNISTAIYQQLGYSIDFNDQTAIATTLNFSTHSSWGILSADLVLKEAKPVFARLELSNPASS; via the coding sequence ATGAACTCTACCAAGACCAGTAAAAACACATTTGCTATTACAACACCGCTTTACTATGTGAACGATTTGCCTCACATTGGCAGCGCCTATACCACGATTGCTGCCGATGTTGTGGCGAGGTTTGAGCGACTTCGGGGGAAATCAGTCCTGCTGATTACCGGAACCGATGAACATGGGCAAAAAATAGAGCGGACCGCAGAAGCATCGGGGCGATCGCCCCAAGAACACTGCGATACAATTGCCGCCGGATTTGACCGATTATGGCAAAAGCTGAACATTGCCTACGACAGGTTTAGTCGGACCACCAATCCCCGTCATGGAGCGATCGTCAAGGAATTTTTTCAGCGCGTCTGGGACAATGATGACATTTATTTAAGCCAGCAAACAGGGTGGTACTGTGTAGCTTGCGAAGAATTTAAAGAAAAACGGGAGTTGCTAGAAGACAATCGCTGTCCGATGCATCCCAACCGCGAAGTGGAATGGAGAGATGAGCAGAATTACTTTTTTCGCCTTTCCAAATACCAACCCCAACTAGAGGCCCTTTATCAAGAGCGTCCTGATTTTATTCGGCCCGAAATTCGACGCAACGAAGTTTTGAGCTTTGTCCAACAAGGACTGCAAGATTTCTCCATTTCTCGTGTCAATGTCGCTTGGGGTTTTCCGGTGCCGGTGGATCCAAAACAGACCCTTTATGTGTGGTTTGATGCCCTATTAGGATATGTGACGGCCCTGCTAGACCCGGATCAAGAACCCACCCTGGAGAATGCCTTATCGCAATGGGCACCGATTAATCTGCACTTGATTGGTAAAGATATTTTGCGCTTTCATGCAGTGTATTGGCCGGCCATGCTCATGTCCGCAGGAGTTCCCGTTTCCGGGGGAGTGTTTGGACATGGGTTTTTAACGAAAGACGGCCAGAAAATTAGCAAAACTTTGGGTAATATTATTGACCCGTTAGATTTAGTGGAACGGTATGGATCCGATGCACTGCGTTACTACTTTCTCAAAGAAATTGAATTTGGACGGGACGGGGATTTTAACGAAACTCGATTTATTAATATTCTCAATGCCGATCTCGCCAACGACTTGGGGAATTTATTGAATAGGACCCTGGGCATGGTGAAAAAATATTGTCAAGGTCAGGTGCCGAAGGTCAACCCCGAGGAAATTGGCGATAACAATGGGTTAAAAGCAGCGGGGGTAACGTTAGGCGATCGCGTGACCCATGCCTATGATGGCTTGCAATTTAGCCAAGGATGCGAAGAGATTCTGTCCTTGGTGCGAGGGTGTAACAAGTACATCGACGAGCAGGCACCGTGGAAACTCTATAAGCAGGGGGAACAGCAAGCCGTTGAGCAAGTGCTCTATGCTGTTTTAGAATCGGTCAGACTCTCGGCATACTTACTCTCTGCGATCATTCCGAATATCAGCACTGCGATTTATCAGCAACTGGGCTATTCGATTGATTTTAATGACCAAACTGCGATCGCGACTACGCTGAACTTTTCCACTCATTCGAGTTGGGGGATTCTCAGCGCCGATCTCGTGCTCAAAGAAGCTAAACCCGTCTTTGCGCGCCTGGAGTTGAGCAATCCGGCGTCTTCATAG
- a CDS encoding lysophospholipid acyltransferase family protein: MSLEDRPLQISHGFLSAFGTRTFLYYRDRIPSEGAALIVSNHRSFMDAPLLMAGTGRSIHFACHHYMGQVPLLREFVTELGCLVLESYGPQQHRFFRQGSKLLQQQAAIGVFPEGATPMVRLTPPSEVGEFHRGFAHLALSAKVSELAIVPVAIASMEEQVLSGLPVRMLSLFDPTEPHFQQDGFHPLVIYRRVNVLVGRPYWITQAQKQGYPGKSGKRLVNEITDRCREEIAGLLHQGCY; the protein is encoded by the coding sequence ATGTCCTTAGAAGATCGGCCTCTGCAAATTTCCCACGGGTTTCTCTCCGCCTTTGGCACGCGCACCTTTCTCTACTACCGGGATCGCATTCCCTCTGAAGGTGCCGCGCTGATCGTGAGCAATCATCGCAGCTTTATGGATGCCCCTTTACTGATGGCCGGAACAGGACGCTCAATCCACTTTGCCTGCCATCATTATATGGGCCAAGTCCCCCTGTTACGAGAATTTGTGACAGAGTTGGGCTGCTTGGTCCTAGAGTCATACGGGCCACAACAGCATCGCTTTTTTCGTCAAGGCAGCAAGCTGCTCCAACAACAAGCGGCGATCGGGGTCTTTCCCGAAGGCGCAACCCCAATGGTCCGCTTAACCCCACCGTCGGAAGTTGGGGAGTTTCATCGGGGGTTCGCCCATTTAGCCCTCAGTGCCAAGGTGTCGGAACTGGCGATCGTGCCGGTGGCGATCGCCTCGATGGAAGAACAAGTGCTTTCGGGTCTCCCCGTTCGGATGTTGAGTCTCTTTGACCCCACCGAACCTCATTTCCAACAAGACGGATTCCACCCTCTGGTTATTTATCGTCGCGTTAATGTCCTCGTCGGTCGTCCTTATTGGATTACTCAGGCGCAAAAACAGGGCTATCCTGGGAAATCGGGAAAACGGTTGGTGAATGAAATTACCGATCGCTGTCGGGAAGAAATTGCCGGGTTACTTCACCAAGGCTGTTATTAA
- a CDS encoding alpha/beta fold hydrolase: MGSLIHNFNERFHFSNPSTLQPDLPLFVYLPGMDGTGELLRSQLNKGLSNAFNIQSLAMPAHDLSSWDQLTEKVVGLLRAQFRRSRPDIVYLCGESFGGCLALKIALNAPELFDRLILVNPASCFMGQAWLHFGSHLTGWLPPPIYALSVMGLLPFLAALGRIARSERNALLAAMQSVPQPTSTWRVNLLREFEMDAHELSRIRQPVLAIASTGDRLLPSAAEATRLTYSIPNAKQVLLPDSGHACLLETDVNLYKLLKDHDFLTHPKPISAVA; this comes from the coding sequence ATGGGTTCACTGATACACAATTTTAACGAGCGGTTTCATTTTTCAAACCCCTCGACTCTCCAACCTGACTTACCATTGTTTGTCTATTTACCGGGCATGGATGGGACCGGGGAACTCCTGCGATCGCAACTGAATAAAGGCCTCTCTAACGCCTTTAATATCCAATCTCTAGCCATGCCTGCCCATGATTTATCCTCTTGGGACCAATTAACGGAAAAAGTCGTGGGTTTATTGCGCGCTCAATTTCGGCGCAGTCGCCCGGATATAGTTTATCTCTGTGGCGAATCCTTTGGCGGTTGCTTGGCCCTGAAAATTGCTCTTAATGCCCCAGAACTATTTGACCGTCTCATATTAGTCAATCCCGCCTCTTGTTTTATGGGCCAAGCGTGGCTGCATTTTGGCTCCCACCTGACCGGATGGTTACCCCCCCCCATCTACGCCTTATCGGTCATGGGTTTATTACCTTTTTTAGCCGCCCTCGGTCGCATCGCCCGTTCAGAACGCAATGCTTTGTTAGCAGCGATGCAGTCCGTTCCCCAGCCTACTAGCACTTGGCGAGTCAATTTACTCCGCGAGTTTGAAATGGACGCTCATGAGTTAAGTCGCATTCGTCAACCTGTCTTGGCGATCGCCAGTACCGGCGATCGGCTATTACCCTCCGCTGCCGAAGCGACCCGCTTAACCTATTCCATTCCCAACGCCAAACAAGTCTTATTACCCGATAGCGGTCATGCTTGTTTACTCGAAACCGATGTCAATCTTTACAAACTCCTCAAAGACCATGATTTTTTAACCCATCCCAAACCCATCAGTGCAGTTGCCTAA